In Pseudobacter ginsenosidimutans, the following are encoded in one genomic region:
- a CDS encoding S1/P1 nuclease: protein MKTMRKLLLAAILFYIPLHSMAWGVLGHRIVAEIANSYLTNKARKQIQRILGNESMAITSNWPDFIKSDTSFNYLSPWHYINLREGLTEAAIELHLKQDTTVNAYTKIGWLTEQLRVKELSADKKLMYLRLLVHLVGDVHQPMHVGRFEDLGGNRIRVQWFNSPTNLHVIWDEKLIDFQQLSYTEYVKAINHTTREQRKAWQAEPTSRWIIDSYNIAQKLYAGITTPDQKLSYRYNFDHVQTLNDQLLKGGVHLAGLLNQIFG from the coding sequence ATGAAAACAATGAGAAAACTATTGCTGGCAGCGATACTGTTCTATATCCCCCTGCATTCCATGGCCTGGGGCGTACTGGGGCACAGGATTGTAGCAGAGATCGCAAATTCTTACCTGACCAATAAAGCACGCAAACAGATCCAGCGTATACTTGGCAACGAATCCATGGCCATCACCAGTAACTGGCCAGACTTCATCAAATCCGACACCAGTTTCAATTACCTCAGCCCATGGCATTATATCAATCTTCGTGAAGGGCTTACCGAAGCTGCCATCGAACTTCACCTGAAACAGGATACTACCGTAAACGCCTATACTAAGATCGGATGGCTTACCGAACAGTTAAGGGTGAAAGAATTGTCCGCAGATAAGAAACTCATGTACCTCCGCCTCCTGGTCCATCTCGTGGGTGATGTACATCAGCCCATGCATGTGGGAAGATTTGAAGACCTGGGTGGCAACCGCATCCGTGTGCAATGGTTCAATAGCCCCACCAACCTGCATGTAATATGGGATGAGAAGCTGATCGATTTTCAGCAACTCAGCTATACCGAATATGTAAAGGCCATCAATCATACAACGAGAGAACAACGCAAAGCCTGGCAGGCAGAACCCACCAGCCGCTGGATCATCGATTCCTATAATATTGCACAAAAGCTCTATGCCGGGATCACTACGCCGGATCAGAAACTTTCCTATCGCTACAATTTCGATCATGTGCAAACCCTCAATGATCAGTTGCTTAAAGGAGGCGTACACCTTGCCGGGTTGCTCAATCAGATCTTCGGTTAA
- a CDS encoding C1 family peptidase: MNLKKASLIALTGFVAIASYAQDNLVNSLNANASAKAKEKFEFTPVISLNCTDVKNQGSSGTCWSYSGNSFLESEMIRIGRQPVDIAEIYTARCVYIEKAKNYVRMHGAVSWGDGGALHDVTNIYATYGALPQELYTGLNYGTDKNKFAEMQDLLKGMLDGVIKNSNGQLTPNWLPAFTAVLDTYLGKVPETFNYKGKNYTPQSFAKEVIGLNANDYIELSSLTTAPFYTQTFLPVPDNWSFSYVYNVTHTDLTDIIDNALKAGYSVGWATDVSEKYFSWKNGVAFVPEKPFEKMTPAEQADLFNGPKNEMAITAELRQKAFDNYETQDDHGMQIVGISKDQNGREYYVVKNSWGLSNDYKGFLYVTKNYVQYKSTAIMVHKNAVPKGIAQKLKL; the protein is encoded by the coding sequence ATGAACTTGAAGAAAGCCTCTCTCATCGCTCTCACAGGCTTTGTTGCGATTGCCTCCTATGCCCAGGACAATCTGGTGAACTCGCTCAATGCGAATGCCAGTGCAAAAGCCAAAGAAAAATTTGAATTCACTCCCGTGATCTCCCTCAACTGCACAGACGTGAAGAACCAGGGCAGCAGCGGTACCTGCTGGAGCTATTCTGGAAACTCCTTCCTGGAATCTGAAATGATCCGCATCGGCCGTCAACCGGTAGACATCGCTGAGATCTATACTGCACGCTGCGTTTATATCGAAAAAGCAAAGAACTATGTTCGCATGCACGGCGCAGTTAGCTGGGGCGATGGTGGCGCGCTCCACGACGTTACCAATATCTATGCAACTTATGGCGCACTCCCACAGGAACTGTACACCGGCCTGAACTATGGTACCGACAAAAACAAATTCGCTGAAATGCAGGACCTGCTGAAAGGCATGCTGGACGGCGTTATCAAGAACAGCAATGGACAGCTCACGCCCAACTGGCTCCCTGCTTTCACTGCCGTGCTTGACACTTATCTCGGAAAAGTTCCTGAAACTTTCAACTACAAAGGCAAAAACTATACGCCGCAATCCTTTGCCAAAGAAGTGATCGGCCTCAATGCCAATGATTATATCGAGCTGTCTTCTCTCACTACTGCTCCCTTCTATACACAAACATTCCTCCCCGTTCCCGATAACTGGAGCTTCAGCTACGTGTACAATGTAACACATACTGACCTCACTGATATTATCGACAATGCCCTGAAAGCAGGGTACTCTGTAGGCTGGGCCACAGACGTGAGCGAAAAATATTTCAGCTGGAAGAACGGCGTAGCGTTTGTTCCCGAAAAACCTTTCGAAAAAATGACGCCGGCCGAACAGGCTGATCTCTTCAATGGCCCTAAAAACGAGATGGCCATCACTGCCGAGCTCCGCCAGAAAGCGTTTGACAACTACGAAACACAGGACGATCACGGCATGCAGATCGTTGGCATTTCCAAAGATCAGAATGGCAGGGAATATTATGTGGTGAAGAACTCCTGGGGTTTGTCTAACGATTACAAAGGATTCCTCTATGTAACCAAAAACTACGTTCAGTACAAATCAACTGCCATCATGGTACACAAGAATGCGGTACCAAAAGGCATTGCACAAAAACTGAAATTGTAA
- a CDS encoding PAS domain-containing sensor histidine kinase → MNKTVQDMDNSIQLMEDSERRFRALVNATSDVIYRMNPDWTIMHELDGRGFLSDSGQPISDWLIRYIHPEDQHLIQSAIDNAICHKKVFQLEHRIVRPDGTSGWTLTRAAPVFNDQGEIIEWFGTVSDITTRKEVEEELRLTREELMASKRLHEAIAGSTPDLIYVFDLDYRFIYANKALLDMWGKTWEESMGKYLIELGYEPWHAEMHEREIDEVKATKRPVRGEVSFPHAILGRRIYDYIFAPVLDEQGEVKAVAGTTRDISDLKLAEDALKQSEDKFRSLTQSLPQLIWTARSDGFCDFFNLQWYEYTGSSALDSAGDGWTKYIHPSHVKPVFEKWQEAIQTGQSVKIEFQLRARDGSFNWFYVVGNPIKDESGTIHKWVGALTNIEERKLVEENLEQLVKERTHELQRSNDDLLQFAHVASHDLKEPVRKVKIFTNRLEKEFGQQIPETASMYLNKIYGATDRMNNMIEGVLNYSTVTNLEQAYSEVNLNEILLNIETDLEVLIQQKGASIRYSAFPGFEGAPVLIYQLFYNLINNSLKFAQKEVSPEIIISSRLYQETEKPQLEITLTDNGIGFSQQHADRIFNTFTRLNTRDQYEGTGLGLALCKKIVERHNGIISASGEEGKGSSFIVTIPTKRF, encoded by the coding sequence ATGAATAAGACTGTTCAGGATATGGACAATTCCATACAGTTGATGGAAGATAGCGAACGAAGGTTTCGGGCGCTGGTGAACGCCACTTCTGACGTAATATACCGGATGAACCCTGACTGGACCATCATGCATGAACTGGATGGAAGAGGCTTTCTTTCCGATAGCGGCCAGCCGATCAGCGACTGGCTCATACGGTATATTCATCCGGAAGACCAGCATCTGATACAATCCGCCATCGACAATGCTATCTGCCACAAGAAAGTTTTCCAGTTGGAACACCGTATAGTAAGACCTGATGGAACTTCGGGTTGGACTCTAACCAGAGCCGCTCCCGTTTTCAATGATCAGGGCGAGATCATCGAATGGTTTGGCACAGTATCAGACATCACTACCCGGAAAGAAGTGGAAGAAGAACTGAGACTAACAAGAGAGGAACTCATGGCCAGTAAAAGATTGCATGAAGCCATTGCCGGCAGCACACCAGACCTTATCTATGTTTTCGATCTCGATTACCGTTTCATCTATGCCAATAAAGCCCTGCTGGATATGTGGGGCAAAACCTGGGAAGAATCCATGGGCAAATACCTGATAGAGCTGGGTTATGAGCCCTGGCATGCAGAAATGCATGAACGGGAAATTGACGAGGTGAAAGCAACCAAACGGCCTGTCCGCGGAGAAGTATCCTTCCCACATGCCATACTCGGCAGACGGATTTATGATTACATTTTTGCACCAGTACTGGATGAACAAGGCGAAGTGAAAGCAGTGGCCGGCACTACGCGTGATATTTCCGATCTCAAGCTGGCCGAAGACGCCCTGAAACAAAGTGAAGATAAGTTCCGCAGCCTTACACAATCCTTGCCACAACTGATCTGGACAGCCAGGTCAGACGGCTTCTGCGATTTTTTCAATCTCCAATGGTATGAATATACCGGCAGTTCAGCTCTTGATTCTGCCGGTGATGGATGGACGAAATACATCCATCCCTCACATGTAAAGCCTGTATTTGAAAAATGGCAGGAAGCGATCCAAACCGGGCAATCTGTAAAAATAGAATTCCAGCTCAGGGCCAGAGACGGTAGCTTCAACTGGTTCTATGTTGTAGGTAATCCCATCAAGGATGAATCCGGCACTATTCATAAATGGGTTGGCGCCCTCACCAATATTGAAGAAAGAAAATTAGTGGAAGAAAACCTTGAACAACTGGTGAAAGAAAGAACCCATGAGCTCCAACGCTCCAATGACGACCTGCTCCAGTTCGCCCATGTTGCTTCACACGACCTTAAAGAACCGGTGAGAAAGGTAAAGATCTTTACCAATCGCCTGGAGAAAGAATTCGGACAACAAATCCCTGAAACGGCTTCAATGTACCTTAATAAGATCTATGGAGCTACAGACAGGATGAACAATATGATCGAGGGAGTTCTGAATTACTCCACCGTCACCAATCTGGAACAGGCCTACAGCGAAGTGAATCTGAATGAGATCCTGCTCAATATCGAAACAGACCTGGAAGTATTGATCCAGCAGAAAGGAGCCAGCATCCGGTATTCAGCCTTCCCCGGATTTGAAGGGGCGCCAGTGCTGATCTATCAATTGTTTTATAACCTGATCAATAACTCCCTGAAATTTGCCCAAAAGGAAGTTTCGCCAGAAATAATCATCAGCAGCCGCCTGTATCAGGAAACTGAAAAGCCACAACTGGAGATCACACTTACAGACAATGGTATCGGTTTTTCACAACAACATGCAGACAGGATCTTCAATACATTCACACGCCTCAATACACGGGACCAGTATGAAGGAACAGGCCTGGGACTGGCCCTCTGCAAGAAGATTGTGGAGAGACATAATGGCATTATAAGTGCCAGTGGTGAAGAAGGAAAAGGCTCCTCCTTTATAGTGACCATTCCCACCAAACGCTTCTGA
- a CDS encoding response regulator, with translation MPVGKRLILLVDDDPDDIELLDEAFSFYQPAPEIITAQSGRQALDMLMNRPADPLPDIIILDYNMPDMTGAEVLGALRNVERFNHTLKVIWSTSNATHYEKICKENGATHFFKKPDKMEELHALAGKLLSL, from the coding sequence ATGCCTGTTGGGAAAAGGTTGATTCTATTGGTGGATGACGACCCCGATGATATAGAACTGTTGGATGAGGCCTTCTCATTCTACCAGCCTGCACCTGAAATTATTACGGCCCAATCAGGCCGGCAGGCGCTGGATATGCTGATGAACAGGCCGGCAGATCCACTCCCTGATATCATTATCCTTGATTACAATATGCCGGACATGACCGGAGCGGAAGTTCTTGGCGCCCTGCGTAATGTGGAAAGGTTTAACCATACTCTCAAAGTAATCTGGAGCACTTCCAACGCCACGCATTACGAAAAGATCTGCAAAGAGAACGGAGCTACCCACTTTTTCAAGAAGCCAGACAAAATGGAAGAGCTTCATGCTTTGGCAGGTAAGCTGCTTTCCCTCTGA
- a CDS encoding CinA family protein, which translates to MLPFDQKLLSEIGKELLKNEQTIAVAESVTTGMIQQAMGSIKDAMQFYQGGITTYNIPQKFRHLGVEPIAAEKCNAVSGAVASQMALGVSALFGSHWGIGITGYASPVPESGNRLFAYFAIAFRKKVLAEKILHHRKKTDSVADVQLTYVNAVLAALHKVLSS; encoded by the coding sequence ATGTTACCATTCGATCAAAAATTATTGTCGGAAATCGGGAAGGAGCTGTTGAAAAATGAACAGACCATTGCCGTGGCCGAAAGCGTTACCACCGGAATGATCCAGCAAGCCATGGGCTCAATCAAAGATGCGATGCAGTTCTACCAGGGAGGTATCACTACTTACAATATTCCGCAGAAGTTCCGTCACCTGGGCGTAGAGCCCATTGCTGCGGAGAAATGCAATGCTGTTTCCGGGGCAGTAGCATCACAAATGGCCCTGGGAGTTTCTGCTTTATTTGGTAGTCACTGGGGCATCGGTATTACCGGATATGCATCTCCTGTTCCGGAATCCGGAAACCGGCTATTTGCTTATTTCGCTATTGCATTCAGGAAAAAGGTACTGGCAGAAAAAATACTGCATCACCGGAAGAAAACCGATTCAGTGGCCGATGTTCAACTGACGTATGTAAATGCAGTTTTAGCAGCATTGCATAAAGTTTTATCCTCCTAA
- a CDS encoding putative glycolipid-binding domain-containing protein, whose protein sequence is MKKKTVVWKGCYSNTTEYMELVRGESIIVRGHITGEEEGKPYYASYILHLNLQWEVQSVSVMMKSDESVELFFEKKPDGWFDKDGKALVTLKDCTDIDISLTPFTNTLPVRRLEMPRGATREITVLYFKLPEGEFYPMQQSYTNIDDRFYKYENIDGGYAAVLELDKDGIVVYYPGRWQRVFP, encoded by the coding sequence ATGAAAAAGAAAACAGTTGTGTGGAAGGGTTGTTACAGTAACACCACGGAATATATGGAGCTGGTCCGGGGCGAAAGCATCATTGTGCGTGGACATATCACGGGTGAAGAAGAAGGAAAACCATACTATGCTTCTTATATCCTGCATCTGAACCTGCAGTGGGAGGTGCAATCCGTTTCTGTAATGATGAAGAGTGATGAATCTGTTGAACTGTTCTTTGAAAAGAAACCGGATGGCTGGTTCGATAAGGATGGAAAGGCACTGGTCACACTGAAAGATTGTACAGATATCGATATATCACTGACTCCCTTCACCAATACATTACCTGTCAGGAGGCTGGAGATGCCCAGGGGAGCAACAAGGGAAATAACAGTTCTGTATTTCAAACTCCCGGAAGGAGAATTCTACCCTATGCAACAGAGTTATACCAATATCGACGATCGTTTCTATAAATATGAAAATATAGACGGCGGGTATGCCGCTGTACTGGAGCTCGACAAAGATGGGATTGTGGTGTATTATCCCGGCAGATGGCAGCGGGTATTTCCTTAA
- the bla gene encoding subclass B3 metallo-beta-lactamase, translated as MPRNIFLISALLLFQFAAIAQVKEPAITNTEWTKPYPAFRIAGNLYYVGTYDLACYLITTSNGHILINTGSAASLPLISSGVEKLGFKMKDIRILLTNQAHYDHTGAMAAIKKLTGAKLMVNAKDSGVMTDGGRSDYELGKLGTSFAPVVPDSVLQDRDTIRLGETKLVMLHHPGHTKGSASYLLDVKDENRTYRVLIANLPTIISDRKFSEIHSYPRIASDFAYTLKKMKQLNFDIWVAAHASQFDLHTKHKPGQPYNPTAFEDRKGYDAALKELQDSYDKKIKKN; from the coding sequence ATGCCCCGCAATATTTTTTTGATCAGTGCATTGCTGCTTTTTCAGTTTGCTGCTATTGCACAGGTGAAAGAGCCGGCCATCACCAATACAGAGTGGACCAAACCTTATCCAGCCTTTCGCATCGCAGGTAATCTATACTATGTGGGCACTTATGATCTCGCCTGTTACCTGATCACCACCAGTAACGGACATATCCTCATCAATACAGGATCTGCCGCCTCACTGCCGCTGATCAGCTCGGGTGTTGAAAAACTGGGATTCAAGATGAAGGATATCCGCATACTGCTCACCAATCAGGCACACTATGATCACACAGGCGCCATGGCTGCCATCAAAAAACTCACAGGCGCAAAATTGATGGTGAATGCAAAAGATTCAGGCGTGATGACTGACGGAGGACGTTCAGATTATGAACTGGGCAAACTCGGAACCAGCTTTGCTCCTGTTGTTCCGGACAGTGTGCTGCAAGACAGGGACACTATCCGCCTTGGAGAAACCAAACTGGTAATGCTGCATCATCCCGGTCATACAAAAGGATCTGCCAGTTATTTATTGGATGTAAAAGACGAAAACAGAACATACCGGGTACTGATCGCAAACTTACCCACCATCATTTCCGACAGGAAGTTCAGTGAAATACACAGCTATCCGCGCATCGCTTCAGACTTTGCCTATACACTTAAAAAAATGAAACAACTGAATTTCGATATCTGGGTGGCTGCACATGCGAGTCAATTCGATCTTCACACCAAACACAAGCCTGGCCAGCCATACAACCCCACTGCCTTTGAAGACCGTAAAGGTTATGATGCAGCATTGAAAGAGCTGCAGGATTCATATGATAAAAAGATAAAGAAGAATTAA
- a CDS encoding RNA polymerase sigma factor: MKEAYTYSEQELVDALKMRIGKAFGYLYDHYSAALNGVIMDILQDEEAAGDVLQEVFIKIWKQIEQYDATKGRLFTWMFNIARNAAIDATRRKEWQTKKQRYSVNEYTFLPDKSPHPSEDAGLRRLIQSLKAEYKVLIELSYFQGYTQEEIAEILKLPLGTVKTRMRTAILLLKKQIR; the protein is encoded by the coding sequence TTGAAAGAGGCATATACATATTCCGAGCAGGAGCTCGTGGATGCACTCAAAATGCGTATTGGTAAGGCTTTTGGTTATTTATACGATCATTATTCGGCAGCGCTGAACGGCGTTATCATGGATATTTTACAGGATGAAGAAGCAGCAGGCGATGTTCTGCAGGAAGTTTTTATCAAGATCTGGAAACAGATAGAACAGTATGACGCAACCAAAGGAAGGTTGTTCACCTGGATGTTCAATATTGCCCGGAATGCTGCTATTGATGCTACAAGAAGAAAAGAATGGCAAACCAAAAAGCAGCGTTATTCCGTAAATGAATATACATTCCTGCCGGACAAGTCGCCACATCCTTCTGAAGACGCAGGTTTGCGAAGGCTGATACAATCGCTGAAAGCGGAGTACAAAGTGCTGATCGAGTTATCATATTTCCAGGGTTATACCCAGGAAGAGATTGCTGAAATATTGAAATTGCCATTGGGCACAGTCAAAACCAGGATGCGCACTGCTATCCTGTTATTAAAAAAACAGATCAGGTAA
- a CDS encoding anti-sigma factor: MDIHAYIQSGIIESYLLGIAGDEEKQELDRLRRIYPEVENAIHHAEEWLHGVSTPAATPVPAKVKEQIFATIQEELGMNNGISGIITGGRLYKYLVAASLILLTSSVILNMVLYRKYRTEKKNVLVLQEEQQSLLVQNNLVQAKLISFGDDLNKATSSGSSRIVMDAVAGKGKFQSTLLMDNAGKQLLLVSNSLPAAPAGKQYQLWAIVNGKPVNAGLLNDCMPYCKFPSIARAQAYAVTLEPSGGSIDPTLDQMFVFGKVNS, translated from the coding sequence GTGGACATACATGCATACATACAAAGCGGCATCATTGAAAGCTACCTGCTAGGCATCGCTGGTGATGAAGAAAAACAGGAACTTGACCGGTTACGCCGCATTTACCCCGAAGTAGAAAATGCCATCCATCATGCAGAAGAATGGTTGCATGGTGTATCAACGCCTGCTGCAACACCCGTTCCTGCAAAAGTGAAAGAACAGATATTTGCCACTATTCAAGAAGAGCTTGGAATGAATAACGGCATATCGGGAATCATTACTGGCGGCCGGTTGTACAAATATCTGGTGGCGGCCTCATTGATCCTGCTGACTTCCAGTGTAATACTTAACATGGTCCTTTATAGGAAGTATCGGACAGAAAAGAAAAATGTACTGGTATTGCAGGAAGAGCAGCAAAGTCTGCTTGTGCAAAACAACCTGGTCCAGGCAAAGCTGATCAGCTTTGGTGATGATCTGAATAAAGCAACAAGCTCCGGCTCATCCAGAATTGTAATGGATGCTGTTGCGGGCAAAGGAAAATTTCAATCTACTTTACTGATGGATAATGCCGGCAAACAGTTGTTGCTGGTGAGTAATTCTCTCCCCGCTGCACCCGCAGGGAAACAATATCAACTCTGGGCTATCGTGAATGGAAAGCCCGTGAATGCAGGCTTGTTGAATGATTGCATGCCTTACTGCAAGTTCCCTTCCATTGCTCGTGCGCAGGCCTATGCTGTAACGCTTGAGCCTTCGGGTGGAAGCATCGATCCCACGCTTGATCAGATGTTCGTTTTTGGAAAAGTGAACAGCTGA
- a CDS encoding ferritin-like domain-containing protein codes for MQKEKWQLPENGSEGFILPQQVGRRKFLTYMGFAASVAGASALLTSCDKDDDDNTGVNLGGGDIGILNYAYALEQLEAAFYTQVIASQYTGISASELALLTDIRDHEVAHREFFRAALAGNAIGSLQVDFSKVDFSSRTSVLNTAKAFEDLGVAAYNGAGKLITTKAYLELAGKIVSVEARHAGYIRDLLSNGSFADNTVVDAQGLDLAKSPAEVLRTASAFLKTKINASNLPTS; via the coding sequence ATGCAAAAAGAAAAATGGCAACTGCCTGAAAATGGCAGTGAGGGGTTCATATTGCCCCAACAGGTAGGCAGAAGGAAATTCCTTACTTATATGGGTTTCGCGGCTTCTGTTGCAGGAGCTTCTGCTCTATTGACATCCTGTGATAAAGATGATGACGATAACACAGGAGTGAATCTCGGTGGTGGCGATATTGGAATTCTCAACTATGCATATGCGTTAGAGCAACTGGAAGCCGCATTCTACACTCAGGTGATTGCATCGCAGTATACCGGTATTTCAGCTTCGGAGCTGGCGCTGCTGACGGATATCCGCGATCATGAAGTGGCACACCGGGAGTTCTTCAGGGCCGCACTCGCCGGCAATGCCATCGGATCACTGCAGGTTGATTTTTCAAAAGTGGATTTTTCCAGCCGAACCAGCGTGCTGAATACAGCCAAAGCTTTTGAAGACCTTGGAGTAGCTGCCTACAATGGCGCGGGAAAGCTCATCACTACAAAAGCTTATCTCGAACTGGCCGGTAAGATCGTTTCAGTAGAAGCGCGTCATGCAGGATATATCCGGGACCTGTTGAGCAATGGCAGTTTTGCTGACAACACCGTGGTGGATGCGCAGGGCCTGGACCTTGCCAAATCTCCTGCGGAAGTTTTAAGAACTGCTTCAGCATTCCTCAAAACAAAGATCAATGCATCCAATCTACCCACCTCTTAA
- a CDS encoding ferritin-like domain-containing protein, which translates to MHPIYPPLKFNTMNFFDMIRNIEKVDPEIYERMDTRRKTMQQFARTGRALALTALPLALGSLFKKAYGRDTASVVGVLQFALTLEYLEAEFYTKGVATAPIPAGPPLAAITTIRDHENAHVTLLKTVITQLGSTPVAKPTFDFSAGNGSNNGPFKDVFTNYALFLAVAQTFEDTGVRAYKGQAGELMENNDILTAALQIHSAEARHASHIRSMRRALLNNTTIKPWITGKDTGGIGAAVQASYNGEDLTTQAGANIVNIGNTGISVAAASEAFDEPLTKDAVLAIVDPFIA; encoded by the coding sequence ATGCATCCAATCTACCCACCTCTTAAATTCAATACCATGAACTTCTTTGATATGATCAGAAATATAGAAAAAGTGGACCCTGAAATATATGAAAGAATGGATACCAGGAGGAAGACCATGCAACAGTTTGCCCGGACGGGCCGCGCACTGGCGCTTACAGCCCTGCCGCTGGCCCTGGGCAGTCTGTTCAAAAAAGCTTATGGTCGTGATACGGCCAGCGTTGTAGGGGTTCTTCAATTTGCACTCACGCTGGAATACCTGGAAGCCGAATTTTATACCAAAGGGGTAGCAACTGCTCCAATCCCTGCAGGTCCGCCATTAGCAGCCATCACAACCATTCGCGATCACGAAAACGCGCATGTGACATTACTGAAGACTGTGATCACACAACTGGGCTCAACACCTGTAGCCAAACCAACCTTCGACTTCTCTGCCGGCAATGGTAGTAACAACGGGCCTTTCAAAGATGTCTTCACCAATTATGCACTCTTCCTGGCAGTAGCTCAAACATTTGAAGATACCGGAGTGCGCGCATATAAAGGACAGGCAGGTGAACTAATGGAGAATAATGATATCCTCACCGCCGCTTTACAAATACATTCTGCAGAGGCGCGTCATGCTTCACATATCCGAAGTATGCGGAGGGCGCTGCTGAACAATACCACCATCAAGCCCTGGATCACAGGAAAGGATACCGGTGGTATCGGTGCAGCAGTACAGGCCAGTTACAATGGTGAAGATCTAACTACACAGGCGGGCGCCAACATTGTGAACATTGGCAATACAGGCATTTCAGTGGCTGCTGCATCTGAGGCATTCGACGAACCTCTCACAAAGGATGCAGTACTCGCCATTGTTGATCCTTTCATCGCTTAA
- a CDS encoding DUF2541 family protein, producing the protein MNKQYFLSALTVIMIFVAGCSSSKTASAEPPAKWEVLGEKRVNYRMERDVMNISGRDVYKQIRIAVNGGSLNMYRATIYFENGGTQEVDLRKNFRSGSSSRVIDLTGSRRRIDKITFWYDTKNQSRRKAVLTVWGK; encoded by the coding sequence ATGAATAAGCAATACTTCCTCTCCGCGCTGACCGTGATAATGATATTTGTTGCAGGATGTTCCTCTTCCAAAACGGCTTCTGCAGAGCCACCGGCAAAATGGGAAGTGCTGGGTGAAAAAAGAGTGAACTACAGAATGGAACGTGATGTAATGAACATTTCAGGACGCGATGTATACAAACAGATCCGAATTGCAGTAAATGGTGGCTCACTCAATATGTACCGCGCTACCATCTACTTTGAAAATGGAGGTACGCAGGAGGTTGACCTTCGCAAGAATTTCCGTAGTGGCAGCTCTTCCAGAGTGATCGATCTTACTGGTAGCCGTCGCCGGATCGATAAGATCACATTCTGGTACGATACCAAAAATCAGTCCCGCCGGAAAGCAGTGCTGACGGTCTGGGGTAAATAA
- a CDS encoding SDR family oxidoreductase, which yields MSTLNNKVILVTGASRGIGASVAKELAKGGAKLIVNYAGGKAEAEKTVEEIKAAGGDAIALQADVSKSADVSRLFDEAIAHYGRIDVLVNNAGIMITKLLKDTTDEEFTQQFDVNVRGTFNTLREAATKLADKGTIINFSSSTTRLMLPGYGTYVATKGAVEQMTRVFAKEMGARGITVNAVLPGPVNTELFTQGKSAELISRLASLNAFNRIGEPDDIAKVVVFLAGDEAKWISGQTIGINGAMA from the coding sequence ATGAGTACTCTGAATAACAAAGTGATCCTGGTAACCGGCGCATCCCGCGGAATAGGCGCATCAGTTGCAAAGGAACTGGCAAAAGGCGGAGCAAAACTGATCGTTAATTATGCCGGCGGAAAAGCAGAGGCAGAAAAGACTGTGGAAGAGATCAAAGCTGCCGGTGGCGATGCCATCGCATTGCAGGCAGACGTGAGCAAGTCTGCTGATGTAAGCAGGCTCTTCGATGAAGCGATTGCACATTATGGAAGGATCGATGTGCTGGTGAATAATGCTGGCATCATGATCACCAAACTGCTGAAAGATACTACTGATGAAGAGTTCACACAACAGTTCGATGTGAATGTTCGCGGCACTTTCAATACTCTCCGGGAAGCCGCCACCAAACTGGCCGATAAAGGCACCATCATCAATTTCTCCAGCAGTACCACCCGCCTGATGTTGCCAGGCTATGGAACTTATGTGGCTACCAAAGGAGCTGTTGAACAAATGACCCGTGTGTTTGCTAAAGAAATGGGAGCACGTGGCATTACGGTGAATGCTGTTCTGCCCGGACCAGTGAATACTGAGCTGTTCACACAAGGGAAGTCCGCAGAACTGATCAGTCGCCTCGCTTCACTCAACGCTTTCAACCGCATCGGTGAGCCGGATGATATTGCCAAAGTGGTGGTATTCCTGGCAGGTGATGAAGCAAAATGGATAAGTGGACAAACCATCGGCATCAATGGCGCCATGGCTTAG